In one Legionella clemsonensis genomic region, the following are encoded:
- a CDS encoding cyanophycinase: protein MIPKAKLLIIGGAEDKVGEPPDIIEQKKEFTRYEILSELLPDSENQKIEIITTGSEFPNEVKRVYKKVFHEIGYKNIGFLHIKDRKQARNKEVLRRTEAAGTIFFTGGDQFRLSTILGGTPFIDIIKQRYQHDEKFIVAGTSAGAMVMSSIMITSGGLTEALIYRNLMTSSGLGILQSCIIDTHFIKRGRFGRLAHAIIMNPEQLGIGLGEDTALIIKNGANAECRGSGMVVIIDGKNITQTNITNVEEGEAVFVENLKVHLLVKGCQFSIKTRKLANPAIPRIDKKE, encoded by the coding sequence ATGATACCAAAAGCTAAATTATTAATTATTGGAGGTGCTGAGGATAAGGTGGGTGAGCCCCCTGATATCATTGAGCAGAAAAAGGAATTTACGCGCTATGAGATCTTAAGTGAACTATTGCCTGACTCAGAAAATCAAAAGATAGAAATTATCACCACGGGTTCAGAATTCCCTAATGAGGTGAAACGGGTCTATAAAAAAGTTTTTCATGAAATCGGTTATAAAAATATTGGATTTTTGCATATAAAAGATAGGAAACAAGCACGAAATAAAGAAGTGCTCAGAAGGACAGAGGCAGCAGGCACTATTTTTTTTACGGGAGGAGATCAATTCCGATTGTCCACTATTTTAGGGGGCACTCCCTTTATTGATATTATTAAACAACGGTATCAGCACGACGAAAAATTTATTGTTGCAGGGACAAGTGCAGGTGCTATGGTCATGTCTTCGATTATGATTACCAGTGGTGGGCTAACAGAGGCATTGATTTACCGCAATTTAATGACTTCTTCAGGCTTGGGAATTTTACAGTCTTGCATTATTGATACCCATTTTATCAAACGAGGACGCTTTGGACGATTGGCTCATGCCATTATTATGAATCCTGAACAATTGGGAATTGGCTTGGGCGAAGATACCGCCTTAATCATTAAAAACGGCGCTAATGCGGAATGTCGCGGCTCCGGAATGGTCGTAATCATTGATGGTAAAAACATTACGCAAACCAATATTACCAATGTGGAAGAAGGAGAAGCCGTTTTTGTTGAAAACCTGAAAGTACATCTGCTGGTCAAGGGATGTCAATTTTCAATCAAAACTCGAAAACTTGCCAATCCGGCAATTCCTCGAATTGACAAGAAAGAATAA
- a CDS encoding isoaspartyl peptidase/L-asparaginase family protein, which produces MNTIAIAVHGGAGEYTPFLKANRQQTEEGLAEAVQAGYALLEKGASALDAVEMAVKLLENNTLFNAGKGSALNSAGEVEMDASIMDGQYLRAGAVSMVREVRNPVTLARLVMEKTHHVYLSGYGALKLANMKNLPLEPASYFVTEHQLEEFKRMNKSESIEQVLAKKMMGTVGAVALDRQGNIAAATSTGGLSNCLPGRVGDSCVIGAGCYANNASCAVSGTGEGEFLIRGVVGNTIGLLTELNHLSLQEACDYVIHKRTQHLKGEMGVIALNPKGEIAISFNTPIMKRAWKNSRETLQVGIE; this is translated from the coding sequence ATGAATACCATCGCTATCGCTGTGCACGGAGGGGCAGGAGAATATACGCCTTTTCTTAAAGCAAATCGCCAACAAACGGAGGAGGGTTTAGCTGAGGCGGTGCAGGCAGGTTATGCACTGTTGGAGAAAGGTGCAAGTGCTTTGGATGCCGTTGAAATGGCGGTTAAGTTACTAGAAAACAATACTTTATTTAATGCGGGGAAAGGATCTGCACTCAATTCTGCAGGAGAGGTTGAAATGGATGCTTCCATTATGGATGGCCAATATTTAAGAGCAGGGGCAGTTTCCATGGTTAGAGAAGTGCGTAATCCAGTGACATTGGCGCGACTTGTTATGGAGAAAACCCATCATGTTTATCTTTCAGGTTATGGTGCTTTGAAACTTGCCAACATGAAAAATTTACCGCTTGAACCGGCGTCTTATTTTGTGACTGAGCACCAGCTTGAGGAATTTAAACGGATGAATAAAAGTGAGTCTATTGAACAGGTTCTCGCTAAAAAAATGATGGGAACCGTTGGAGCAGTCGCTTTGGATAGACAGGGAAATATCGCTGCTGCTACTTCTACTGGCGGCCTGAGCAACTGTCTCCCAGGTCGTGTGGGCGATAGTTGTGTTATTGGGGCAGGATGTTATGCCAATAATGCCAGTTGTGCTGTATCTGGAACTGGGGAAGGCGAATTTCTGATAAGAGGGGTTGTGGGCAATACCATTGGACTGTTAACCGAATTGAATCACCTGTCTTTACAAGAAGCCTGTGATTATGTGATTCACAAACGCACCCAACATTTAAAGGGTGAAATGGGAGTGATTGCTCTAAACCCCAAGGGTGAAATCGCTATTTCTTTTAATACGCCCATTATGAAACGCGCCTGGAAAAACAGCAGAGAAACGCTTCAAGTAGGAATAGAATAA
- a CDS encoding NAD(P)/FAD-dependent oxidoreductase, translated as MSKKKEKWDCIIVGGGPAGLTAAIYLARFRRNIIVYDTNDSRAMRIPISHNYPGFPAGISGHALLERLRQQLQAYNISIINEAVTSLKKLNSDTFVVTGEHQSTKTRNVLLATGVQDIEPVLPHLNHAIKRGLIRHCPVCDAYEVIDKKVAVIGYGKSGLGEASFLRDYTSDVTLITLGRQCRWNKQERAILHDTNITVISKPVLDLELLADCTRCKFADNKTIDFDYLYSALGSKTNNKLADDVKAKQKKELLIVNKDQETSVTGLYAAGDIVSSLHQLSVATGQAAIAATAIHNRCRNYSIPT; from the coding sequence ATGAGCAAAAAAAAGGAGAAATGGGATTGCATCATTGTAGGCGGAGGACCTGCCGGTTTAACAGCAGCAATTTATCTCGCCCGATTTCGTCGAAATATTATTGTCTATGATACGAATGATAGTCGCGCCATGCGAATCCCTATTTCTCACAATTACCCGGGTTTCCCAGCAGGAATCTCCGGTCATGCGCTCTTAGAACGGTTGAGACAACAATTACAGGCTTACAACATTTCTATTATTAATGAGGCAGTGACGAGTCTTAAAAAACTCAATTCTGACACGTTTGTTGTGACTGGCGAACATCAATCAACAAAAACAAGGAATGTGCTTTTAGCGACAGGTGTGCAAGATATTGAGCCTGTTTTACCTCATCTCAATCATGCTATTAAAAGAGGGCTCATTCGTCACTGCCCGGTTTGTGATGCCTATGAAGTCATTGACAAAAAAGTAGCGGTCATTGGCTATGGCAAATCAGGCTTGGGGGAAGCAAGCTTTTTACGTGATTATACTTCTGATGTCACTTTAATTACCTTAGGTAGACAATGCCGTTGGAATAAACAAGAACGAGCCATTTTACACGATACCAATATTACTGTAATTAGTAAGCCTGTTCTGGATTTAGAATTATTAGCTGATTGCACAAGATGTAAATTTGCTGATAATAAAACAATTGATTTTGATTATCTCTATTCGGCTTTAGGCAGTAAAACAAACAACAAACTTGCTGATGATGTCAAGGCAAAACAAAAGAAAGAATTACTTATTGTCAATAAAGATCAGGAAACTTCAGTTACAGGATTATATGCAGCAGGAGATATTGTGTCCAGTTTGCATCAACTTTCCGTCGCCACCGGCCAAGCAGCAATCGCTGCAACCGCCATTCACAATCGCTGCCGAAATTATTCTATTCCTACTTGA